One segment of Phaenicophaeus curvirostris isolate KB17595 unplaced genomic scaffold, BPBGC_Pcur_1.0 scaffold_127, whole genome shotgun sequence DNA contains the following:
- the LOC138734646 gene encoding beta-1,3-galactosyltransferase 2-like: MLPGSPWWPRLLLLLPLSLWLLLLVPRVPLVPRASEEPATPHPDAAPSRHPLRPPYPHPYRFLLNQPHKCRRRAPFLVLLVATEPRDVAARDAIRATWGCEAAVPGGSVLRLFLLGVPAAFAAELQPVLEEENERHGDLLQQDFVDTYNNLTLKTLMGFEWVAKYCPGAAYVVKADQDVFLNLDFLAERFLLPPKKNFMTGFIYRGTGPIRRKSSKWYVPRELYPNATYPPYCGGPGYVLSADLAAKVYAVAPTVPLINMEDAYVGICLRALGVDVAASPRGAFNMGRVAYEPCRFARLVMVHRYQPGEMRHLWPRFQRERRLCRR, from the coding sequence ATGCTTCCGGGCTCGCCGTGGTGGccgcggctgctgctgctgctgccgctctcgctctggctgctgctccttGTGCCGCGGGTCCCGCTGGTGCCGCGAGCGTCCGAGGAGCCCGCGACGCCCCATCCTGACGCGGCTCCGAGCCGGCACCCGCTGCGGCCCCCGTACCCCCATCCCTACCGCTTCCTCCTCAaccagccccacaagtgccgCCGGCGGGCGCCgttcctggtgctgctggtggcgACGGAGCCGCGCGACGTGGCCGCCCGCGACGCCATCCGCGCCACGTGGGGCTGCGAGGCCGCGGTGCCCGGCGGCTCCGTCCTGCGGCTCTTCCTGCTGGGCGTGCCGGCGGCCTTCGCCGCGGAGCTGCAGCcggtgctggaggaggagaacgAGCGGCACGGGgacctcctccagcaggacTTCGTGGACACCTACAACAACCTGACGCTCAAGACGCTGATGGGCTTCGAGTGGGTGGCCAAGTACTGCCCCGGCGCCGCCTACGTGGTGAAGGCCGACCAAGACGTCTTCCTCAACTTGGACTTCCTCGCCGAGCGCTTCCTCCTGCCGCCCAAGAAGAACTTCATGACGGGCTTCATCTACCGCGGGACGGGGCCGATCCGGCGCAAGAGCTCCAAGTGGTACGTGCCGCGCGAGCTCTACCCCAACGCCACCTACCCGCCCTACTGCGGCGGCCCCGGCTACGTCCTCTCCGCGGATTTGGCCGCCAAGGTGTACGCGGTGGCTCCGACGGTGCCGCTCATCAACATGGAGGACGCCTACGTGGGCATCTGCCTGCGGGCCTTGGGCGTGGACGTGGCCGCCAGCCCCCGCGGCGCCTTCAACATGGGCCGCGTGGCCTACGAGCCGTGTCGCTTCGCCCGCCTCGTCATGGTCCATCGCTACCAGCCCGGCGAGATGCGGCACCTCTGGCCGCGCTTCCAACGCGAGAGGCGGCTGTGCCGGCGTTAG